One part of the Dysidea avara chromosome 10, odDysAvar1.4, whole genome shotgun sequence genome encodes these proteins:
- the LOC136269122 gene encoding protocadherin Fat 4-like has translation MWELSVSQLLLLIVCSCQVLTSYQQQVFQQDPVPNPFRLRDRYPDRDETVECRPIKLRLRRTSTRFIETIVRNTNNDLDYDNDDARYMTSRLKSRLDILGDMYRDRYRRKLRVLLTYAEEGHPGISSNSLHFEGRTARIRGNSRRELREILRMAVQAGFDWVFYADNDYCRVSVIPDVCQTNLDLLFLLDQSGSVGERNHNLALDFMEAVVNFFDVGPDQTRVGVFTFSTGARTDFLLDDHLTTRRVTRAIDRIRYRGGWTHTALALNLATHAFNNPSVSGARRPSDGIPRVVVLITDGRSNTYSIRQPAMNLLASGVTVYSVGVGNVDVNELEFIASDPDSEHVFLLRSFSDAASFVQLLSGTTCDTPANVPPGTDPEGDCDEDDFRYFQVECPAFTEMVIIEQLDLLGICALYASVTIVNPSPVDPTTVTYRNETFTISRRTLIVRIDFKKIVYVAIRGIAKKLNRFRMSVYSMLFDRDVYTAEVPSGVQVNNVIDLDIMMDDDSLYIFNITEGNEDGRFRIGRRTGIISTVSPLDAQQQDFYNLTVIAYLESNDCKRGRAYVEITVTANNQNPPVFQVTSPVDVLETIDVGTSVVQVTATDADFGINGEVRYSITGGNPGNAFTINPTTGEISVAAALNHTIRSSYDLSLTATDQAMSNPMSATTTQRINVIDVNERPFFTTPCAVQDTCEFMVSEGESINTVLQTISADDPDLDAMPNGQLDYILDPSDTQFIINEGQISLGSTLDRETRNQYIFLLRVNDRGNPPLGISARVTFAVTDINDNAPALVAPDEVDVSELAPVNEIVTQVSAFDADINENAVITYFILGSPFFTIDENTGEISLVQSLDFETNMEHTVTVHAENPDGLSSSDHVITFNVINENDNSPIFTMDPYIASVAEHSNPGTSVITVQADDADLGIFGEVVYSIESGNGGSAFRINATSGEISVNNDIDRESITSFILVVRTHDLGDPSRSDRANVEITITDINDNSPIFLPSLYFTSVSENAMVDTEVITVTATDADEPGNPNSIVEYSIIIGNDGDAFSIAPDTGVITVNASLDFETLPEYVLIVTATDQGDPTRTGITTVNVTVIDVNDIPPQLSGDQTIILSELTPVPSPVAQFVADGEIGDNLMFSLIGSQNGEFEINSANGIVTLVQSLDFETTEGYSFEVQVDDGTFTTSSSLTIIVLDENDNAPQFDETGPFNVTEEMPPGTMVGQVTATDADSGVNGEFDFSIVGDVGGRFDIDTSSGVITTTVVLDREALADMNLFVPPGSQQLLTIRAEDRGSPFLFTQVDVTVMLADINDNAPQFGDVPSTISFPENIPVNTFILDASATDADIGPNGEITYSISSSMSPLPFTIDPSTGAVSTSATLDREETDMYEFEVIARDNGTPRMSSTVIISFNVTDVNDNAPVFSGNPPFVVEFFEGDFFDGGGSVELQRLFATDQDIGRNAEIDFSLSPGTDPRFSIRANPFDMTAQLLVSGAINFEGQGLFNVTVIATDRGDPAMSTVATLLLVIQDSDEFLPVFRGPCNASIPETFPVDTDVVTQCTADDQDGDFVFYDIPPVFGNLALNVFTLNRESGEIFLQEPVDRETLDFYEFIFTASSGGTMIAEMAVRIDITDVNDNAPVISPRLQAIPYADPSTRDIVQFTITDADINENGEFSTNITNITQSTRPNNLDSHEIVIMAVDMGTPPLSGSATVIISNAFPCEIMEFSLDPDTFQLSVDTLCSLSNPPVSQDYLLGTPVSLDCSAVSNLPVTYQWQRDGSFITNPSSDPILDLGEIGFDDVGSYSCIARNDVGSIQSLTAIINVNAAPTITRPPEEIQVEVDRLVTIPCVAEGVPTPDVQFLKDGVVLIPDNSRVIQSGQFLIISRATISDEGSYSCRAENSAGIAISDEARLIVFRPENVVSTSILLDNPNADGTCHNLDANLVEELLEESTGLSVEVTSVSAESGFCDSGPCYPNPCLNDGECSLNANATGGFECTCLETYTGRLCNEDVDECTELEPCLFGGNCTNTRGSFTCTCPPDRRGHRCQYQILCVDDSLCDDNDTCVETLANSDGFVCDSTPVDMSLRVTLSDGRSIDELSEAVYNLNDELNSLNRGTAKRQTASSDDFCEPRFLPTNAPSTFQLVWACPNGTTPPSLEALQLICETLLDNNIIDSCVFPDGSTQTSATGNELPPISVDVVFILLSDSNGNPISGSRAVEILNQAGSLSALMTAGLTADQFEAEPSSSDSNDGLSGGAIAGIVIGVLLAVAVVAIIVVIIIYMNSKRGSKNIENGNTHTAKHLQAPMLHTPDAKVQTMSTTGIFDNPAYKYESPKVPPTEDQPRITKLDGNTEVIDKSAISRCHELDRATSTDNLLQS, from the exons ATGTGGGAGCTAAGTGTTTCACAGCTACTCCTGCTAATTGTGTGTTCCTGTCAAGTGTTAACCTCCTACCAACAGCAAGTGTTCCAACAAGACCCAGTACCAAATCCCTTCAGACTAAGAGACAGATATCCTGACCGTGATGAAACTGTGGAGTGTAGGCCAATAAAGCTGAGACTGAGAAGAACATCAACAAGATTTATTGAGACAATTGTCCGTAACACCAACAATGATTTGGATTATGACAATGACGATGCTCGCTACATGACTTCCCGGCTAAAATCTCGCTTGGACATCTTAGGGGACATGTATAGAGACAGATATCGAAGAAAATTAAGGGTTCTGCTTACTTATGCAGAAGAAGGGCATCCTGGAATTAGCTCAAATTCATTGCACTTTGAAG GTCGGACTGCCAGGATAAGGGGAAATTCAAGGAGGGAACTGAGAGAAATATTACGAATGGCTGTCCAAGCTGGATTTGATTGGGTCTTCTATGCTGATAATGACTACTGCAGAGTTAGTGTCATACCTGATG TTTGTCAGACTAACCTGGATCTTCTCTTTCTACTGGATCAGTCGGGGAGTGTTGGTGAGAGAAATCACAATCTTGCTCTAGACTTCATGGAGGCAGTTGTCAACTTCTTTGATGTCGGTCCAGATCAGACTAGAGTTGGTGTTTTCACCTTTTCAACTGGTGCAAGGACAGACTTCCTCCTAGATGATCACTTGACTACTCGGAGAGTTACAAGAGCTATTGATAGAATAAGATATCGTGGTGGTTGGACTCACACAGCTCTCGCTCTAAATTTAGCAACACATGCTTTCAACAATCCCTCAGTAAGTGGAGCTAGAAGACCATCAGATGGTATCCCTCGTGTTGTGGTTCTCATCACCGATGGTCGCTCTAACACATACAGTATCAGACAGCCAGCCATGAACCTGCTTGCCAGTGGTGTGACTGTGTACAGTGTTGGAGTGGGGAATGTGGATGTAAACGAGTTAGAATTCATTGCCTCTGATCCAGACTCGGAGCATGTGTTTTTGTTGAGGTCTTTCAGTGATGCAGCATCATTTGTGCAACTGCTAAGTGGAACAACATGTGACA CACCTGCTAATGTACCACCTGGTACAGACCCTGAGGGTGACTGTGATGAAGATGATTTCAGATATTTTCAAGTTGAATGTCCAGCATTCACTGAGATGGTTATTATTGAGCAGCTTGACCTATTAGGCATCTGTGCCTTGTATGCTTCAGTTACAATAGTCAATCCCAGTCCTGTGGACCCAACTACTGTTACTTATAGAAATGAAACATTTACTATTAGCAGAAGAACTTTAATAGTTAGAATCGATTTCAAGAAA ATTGTATATGTTGCAATCAGAGGAATTGCCAAGAAACTGAATCGTTTCCGAATGTCAGTGTACAGTATGCTATTTGATAGAGATGTCTATACTGCTGAAGTACCAAGTGGTGTACAAGTCAACAATGTCATTGATCTTGATATAATGATGGATGATGATAGCTT GTACATTTTCAACATCACTGAAGGGAATGAAGATGGTAGGTTCAGAATTGGTAGGAGGACTGGAATTATATCCACAGTCTCACCACTTGATGCTCAACAACAAGACTTTTACAATTTAACTGTCATAGCATATTTAGAATCTAATGACTGCAAACGAGGACGAGCCTACGTTGAAATCACTGTCACTGCAAACAATCAAAATCCTCCAGTATTTCAAGTTACTAGCCCAGTGGATGTCCTAGAAACAATTGATGTTGGTACCTCAGTCGTGCAGGTGACTGCTACTGATGCTGATTTCGGTATCAATGGTGAAGTGAGGTATTCCATAACTGGAGGTAATCCTGGTAATGCATTCACCATTAATCCTACCACTGGTGAAATCAGTGTAGCTGCAGCTCTCAATCACACCATACGCTCATCTTATGATCTAAGTTTGACAGCCACAGATCAGGCAATGAGCAACCCCATGTCTGCCACTACTACACAACGTATCAATGTAATTGATGTCAATGAGAGACCCTTCTTTACCACACCATGTGCTGTTCAAGATACATGTGAATTTATGGTGTCAGAAGGAGAATCCATCAATACTGTCCTGCAAACAATTTCAGCTGATGACCCTGACTTGGACGCAATGCCAAATGGACAACTGGATTACATCCTTGATCCCTCTGATACGCAGTTCATAATTAATGAAGGCCAAATTAGTCTTGGATCTACCTTAGACAGGGAGACACGGAATCAGTATATATTTCTCTTGCGTGTTAATGATAGGGGAAATCCACCATTGGGAATCTCTGCACGAGTAACATTTGCTGTCACAGACATAAATGATAATGCACCTGCCCTTGTTGCTCCTGATGAAGTTGATGTGTCAGAATTGGCACCTGTGAATGAAATTGTTACACAAGTTTCAGCGTTTGATGCTGATATTAATGAAAACGCAGTTATCACTTATTTTATATTGGGATCGCCATTTTTCACCATTGATGAAAATACaggtgaaatttcattggttcaGAGCTTAGATTTTGAGACAAACATGGAACACACAGTGACAGTACATGCTGAAAATCCTGACGGTCTTTCATCTAGTGACCATGTAATTACTTTTAATGTAATAAATGAAAATGACAACTCTCCAATATTCACAATGGACCCATACATAGCATCAGTGGCTGAACACAGTAATCCTGGTACATCAGTTATCACTGTACAAGCCGATGATGCTGATCTTGGCATCTTTGGAGAAGTGGTGTATTCCATCGAAAGTGGAAATGGTGGCAGTGCTTTTAGAATTAATGCTACTAGTGGAGAAATAAGTGTCAATAATGATATTGATAGAGAATCTATTACGTCATTCATTCTCGTCGTCAGAACTCATGACCTAGGAGATCCGTCAAGATCTGACAGGGCCAATGTAGAAATCACAATAACTGACATTAACGATAATTCTCCAATCTTTTTACCCTCACTGTATTTCACCAGTGTCAGTGAAAATGCAATGGTAGACACTGAAGTGATAACAGTTACTGCAACAGATGCTGATGAACCAGGCAACCCTAACTCCATTGTAGAGTACAGTATTATCATTGGTAACGATGGTGATGCCTTCTCAATAGCACCAGATACTGGTGTCATAACTGTTAATGCTTCATTAGATTTTGAGACACTTCCGGAATATGTTTTAATTGTCACAGCTACTGATCAAGGTGACCCAACAAGAACAGGCATCACAACTGTCAATGTAACTGTAATTGATGTCAATGATATACCCCCTCAGCTCAGTGGTGACCAGACTATAATTCTTAGTGAACTCACCCCTGTTCCATCTCCAGTTGCACAGTTTGTTGCTGATGGAGAAATTGGAGATAATCTGATGTTTAGCTTGATCGGTAGTCAGAATGGAGAGTTTGAAATTAACAGTGCTAATGGAATAGTGACACTGGTTCAGTCATTAGATTTTGAAACAACTGAGGGTTATAGTTTTGAGGTACAAGTTGATGACGGAACCTTTACAACATCATCTTCTTTAACAATCATTGTACTTGATGAAAATGACAATGCCCCACAGTTTGATGAAACAGGTCCTTTCAATGTTACTGAGGAGATGCCACCTGGTACAATGGTTGGACAAGTGACAGCTACTGATGCTGATTCTGGTGTGAATGGAGAGTTTGATTTTAGCATTGTTGGAGATGTAGGTGGTCGCTTTGATATTGATACATCTAGTGGAGTAATCACTACCACAGTTGTCTTGGACAGAGAAGCACTTGCAGACATGAACTTGTTTGTGCCACCAGGATCACAACAACTACTTACAATACGAGCTGAAGACAGGGGTTCACCATTTCTCTTTACACAAGTTGATGTGACAGTGATGTTAGCAGATATTAATGATAATGCTCCACAGTTTGGAGATGTACCTTCTACCATCAGTTTCCCAGAGAACATTCCAGTCAATACATTTATACTAGATGCATCTGCCACAGATGCTGATATTGGTCCAAATGGAGAGATCACCTATTCTATATCTAGTAGTATGTCTCCATTACCATTTACAATTGACCCCTCAACTGGTGCTGTGAGCACTAGTGCTACTTTAGATCGTGAAGAAACTGACATGTATGAATTTGAGGTTATAGCTAGAGACAACGGAACCCCCAGAATGTCATCCACAGTAATAATCAGCTTCAATGTAACAGATGTGAATGACAATGCACCTGTCTTTAGTGGTAATCCACCATTTGTCGTTGAATTTTTTGAAGGTGACTTTTTTGATGGAGGTGGTTCGGTTGAACTGCAACGTCTATTTGCAACAGATCAAGACATTGGTAGAAATGCAGAAATTGACTTCTCACTCAGTCCTGGCACTGATCCAAGGTTTAGCATTCGTGCTAATCCCTTTGATATGACAGCTCAACTGCTTGTAAGTGGTGCAATCAACTTTGAGGGTCAAGGTCTCTTCAATGTAACAGTGATTGCTACTGATAGGGGAGACCCAGCAATGTCTACAGTAGCCACTCTCCTTCTTGTAATACAAGACAGTGATGAGTTTTTGCCAGTATTCCGTGGTCCATGTAATGCTAGCATACCCGAGACATTTCCTGTTGACACTGATGTAGTTACACAGTGTACTGCTGATGATCAAGATGGTGACTTTGTATTTTATGATATCCCACCAGTATTTGGAAATCTTGCACTGAATGTATTTACACTGAATAGAGAAAGTGGTGAAATATTTCTCCAAGAGCCAGTAGACAGAGAAACTTTGGATTTCTATGAGTTCATATTTACCGCTAGCTCAGGTGGAACTATGATAGCAGAGATGGCTGTGAGGATTGACATAACAGATGTCAATGACAATGCACCAGTGATATCTCCCAGACTCCAAGCAATCCCCTATGCTGATCCATCAACTAGGGATATTGTACAGTTTACTATAACTGATGCTGACATCAATGAGAATGGAGAATTCTCTACCAACATCACCAATATAACTCAATCCACCCGTCCAAATAATCTTGACTCACATGAGATTGTTATTATGGCTGTGGACATGGGGACACCTCCATTGTCAGGAAGTGCCACAGTGATCATCAGTAATGCTTTCCCCTGTGAAATTATGGAATTTAGCTTGGATCCTGATACTTTCCAGCTAAGTGTAGACACATTGTGTTCCCTGTCCAATCCACCTGTATCTCAGGACTATTTGCTTGGTACTCCAGTGTCTCTAGACTGCAGTGCTGTTAGCAATCTTCCAGTGACATACCAGTGGCAGCGTGATGGATCATTCATCACAAATCCTTCAAGTGATCCAATACTAGATCTGGGAGAGATTGGATTTGATGATGTTGGCTCTTACTCGTGTATTGCAAGAAATGATGTGGGTAGCATTCAGTCTCTCACTGCAATAATCAATGTCAATG CTGCTCCAACAATTACGAGACCTCCTGAAGAGATACAAGTTGAAGTTGATCGACTTGTGACCATACCATGTGTGGCAGAAGGGGTACCCACACCCGATGTACAGTTCTTAAAAGATGGTGTAGTGCTGATACCAGATAATAGTAGAGTGATACAATCTGGTCAATTTTTGATCATAAGCAGAGCAACGATAAGTGATGAAGGGTCTTATAGCTGTAGAGCTGAAAATTCAGCAGGCATTGCTATTTCTGACGAAGCTAGACTTATTGTATTCC GTCCTGAAAATGTGGTATCCACTTCTATACTTTTGGACAATCCTAATGCTGATGGTACATGCCACAATTTAGATGCCAACTTAGTAGAG GAGCTACTGGAAGAATCAACAGGGCTAAGCGTTGAAGTAACTAGTGTCTCTGCTGAGAGTGGATTCTGTGACAGTGGACCCTGCTACCCTAATCCCTGCCTTAATGACGGAGAATGCTCCCTAAATGCTAATGCCACTGGTGGATTTGAGTGTACCTGTTTGGAGACCTACACTGGCAGACTGTGCAATGAGGATGTTGATGAATGTACTGAGCTAG AGCCCTGCCTGTTTGGAGGGAACTGTACCAACACTAGAGGATCATTCACTTGTACATGTCCACCTGACAGAAGAGGGCACAGATGCCAGTACCAGATATTGTGTGTTGATGATAGTCTTTGTGACGATAACGATACTTGTGTTGAAACACTGGCTAACAGTGATGGTTTTGTTTGTGACTCCACACCAGTTGATATGTCACTAAGGGTTACACTTAGTGATGGTAGATCAATAGATGAGTTGAGTGAAGCCGTGTATAATTTG AATGATGAACTCAACAGTCTTAACAGAGGAACTGCTAAACGCCAGACGGCCTCTTCAGATGATTTCTGTGAACCAAGATTTCTTCCTACCAATGCACCATCCACTTTCCAACTTGTGTGGGCTTGTCCTAATGGAACCACCCCTCCTAGCTTAGAAGCATTACAACTGATCTGTGAAACTTTACTAGATAATAACATTATAGACTCATGTGTGTTTCCTGATGGCTCCACTCAAACTTCAGCAACAGGAAATGAACTGCCCCCAATTAG TGTTGACGTCGTCTTTATATTGCTGAGTGATTCTAATGGAAATCCGATATCTGGAAGTCGAGCAGTTGAAATATTAAACCAAGCCGGATCTCTCAGTGCATTAATGACAGCTGGATTGACTGCAGATCAGTTTGAAGCAG AGCCTTCTTCAAGTGATAGTAATGATGGATTGTCCGGAGGAGCCATAGCAGGAATTGTTATTGGTGTATTGTTGGCAGTTGCAGTGGTTGCCATTATTGTCGTCATAATTATCTACATGAACAGTAAACGAGGAAGCAAAAATATTGAAAATGG GAATACTCACACAGCAAAACACCTACAGGCACCAATGCTTCACACACCAGATGCAAAAGTTCAAACAATGTCTACCACTGGAATATTTGATAATCCAGCATACAAATACGAAAGCCCTAAGGTACCACCGACAGAGGATCAACCAAGAATAACAAAATTAGATGGCAACACTGAAGTGATAGACAAAAGTGCTATCAGCAGGTGTCATGAACTGGACCGTGCAACCTCAACAGATAATCTACTACAAAGCTAG
- the LOC136269149 gene encoding acyl-CoA-binding domain-containing protein 4-like isoform X1 — protein MASLEDRPSRRPRDIQTRFNKAVSVIQSLPKDGPFQPSNMLKLKFYAFYKQATVGPCNAAKPGFWDVTGRAKWEAWNMAGNMPKEEAMRNYIEELQKIVETMPQSKEVEDFLKSIGPFYEEVDETSKPHTNPTLDRASVHTEGDSTVAADIKEGLSDSEDEIFSDPIATPESSSPSPMLSPHHQMKSPVIDSLSEGSDEFLLVGDSQTTITGGNTKNEPVSSDQVDHQGDTVVELPLSDDGEEQPVSSGGGQQSQKDVLVSRQLDQVRRDLQSILHRLNSLEVLLQRRRALQSRWWPFSDLSWPTLVVLILWPILVNLMWRKLRRSK, from the exons ATGGCTTCGCTGGAGGACAGACCTTCGAGAAGGCCTAGGGACATCCAAACGAGGTTTAACAAAGCAGTCTCCGTAATACAAAGCCTGCCTAAAGATG GACCATTCCAGCCATCAAACATGCTGAAACTGAAA TTCTATGCCTTCTACAAGCAAGCTACTGTGGGTCCTTGTAATGCTGCCAAGCCTGGATTCTGGGATGTTACAGGCAGAGCTAAATG GGAGGCATGGAATATGGCTGGAAACATGCCTAAGGAAGAAGCAATGAGAAACTACATAGAAGAACTGCAGaaa ATTGTAGAGACAATGCCACAGTCTAAAGAAGTGGAGGATTTCTTAAAAAGCATAGGACCATTCTATGAAGAAGTAGATGAAACTTCCAAACCACATACCAACCCTACACTGGACAGAGCATCAGTACACACAGAGGGTGACAGCACAGTGGCAGCTGACATTAAAGAGGGCTTGTCTGATTCTGAAGATGAAATCTTTAGTGACCCAATAGCCACTCCAGAATCATCATCA CCTTCTCCGATGTTGTCCCCACACCATCAGATGAAGTCCCCTGTCATTGATAGTCTGAGTGAAGGTAGTGATGAGTTTTTACTTGTTGGGGATTCACAGACTACTATCACTGGCGGTAACACAAAGAATGAACCAGTCAGTAGTGATCAAGTGGATCACCAAGGTGACACAGTTGTTGAGTTACCATTGTCGGATGATGGAGAGGAACAGCCAGTGTCCAGTGGTGGAGGTCAGCAGAGCCAAAAGGATGTGCTGGTATCAAGACAGCTGGACCAAGTACGACGAGACTTACAGTCTATTCTACACCGTCTTAATTCCCTAGAAGTTCTTTTACAAAGAAGAAGA GCACTACAGTCCAGATGGTGGCCCTTCTCAGACCTTTCATGGCCAACTCTAGTGGTGCTAATTCTCTGGCCAATTTTGGTCAACCTTATGTGGAGGAAACTAAG GAGATCTAAGTAG
- the LOC136269149 gene encoding acyl-CoA-binding domain-containing protein 5-like isoform X2, which translates to MASLEDRPSRRPRDIQTRFNKAVSVIQSLPKDGPFQPSNMLKLKFYAFYKQATVGPCNAAKPGFWDVTGRAKWEAWNMAGNMPKEEAMRNYIEELQKIVETMPQSKEVEDFLKSIGPFYEEVDETSKPHTNPTLDRASVHTEGDSTVAADIKEGLSDSEDEIFSDPIATPESSSMKSPVIDSLSEGSDEFLLVGDSQTTITGGNTKNEPVSSDQVDHQGDTVVELPLSDDGEEQPVSSGGGQQSQKDVLVSRQLDQVRRDLQSILHRLNSLEVLLQRRRALQSRWWPFSDLSWPTLVVLILWPILVNLMWRKLRRSK; encoded by the exons ATGGCTTCGCTGGAGGACAGACCTTCGAGAAGGCCTAGGGACATCCAAACGAGGTTTAACAAAGCAGTCTCCGTAATACAAAGCCTGCCTAAAGATG GACCATTCCAGCCATCAAACATGCTGAAACTGAAA TTCTATGCCTTCTACAAGCAAGCTACTGTGGGTCCTTGTAATGCTGCCAAGCCTGGATTCTGGGATGTTACAGGCAGAGCTAAATG GGAGGCATGGAATATGGCTGGAAACATGCCTAAGGAAGAAGCAATGAGAAACTACATAGAAGAACTGCAGaaa ATTGTAGAGACAATGCCACAGTCTAAAGAAGTGGAGGATTTCTTAAAAAGCATAGGACCATTCTATGAAGAAGTAGATGAAACTTCCAAACCACATACCAACCCTACACTGGACAGAGCATCAGTACACACAGAGGGTGACAGCACAGTGGCAGCTGACATTAAAGAGGGCTTGTCTGATTCTGAAGATGAAATCTTTAGTGACCCAATAGCCACTCCAGAATCATCATCA ATGAAGTCCCCTGTCATTGATAGTCTGAGTGAAGGTAGTGATGAGTTTTTACTTGTTGGGGATTCACAGACTACTATCACTGGCGGTAACACAAAGAATGAACCAGTCAGTAGTGATCAAGTGGATCACCAAGGTGACACAGTTGTTGAGTTACCATTGTCGGATGATGGAGAGGAACAGCCAGTGTCCAGTGGTGGAGGTCAGCAGAGCCAAAAGGATGTGCTGGTATCAAGACAGCTGGACCAAGTACGACGAGACTTACAGTCTATTCTACACCGTCTTAATTCCCTAGAAGTTCTTTTACAAAGAAGAAGA GCACTACAGTCCAGATGGTGGCCCTTCTCAGACCTTTCATGGCCAACTCTAGTGGTGCTAATTCTCTGGCCAATTTTGGTCAACCTTATGTGGAGGAAACTAAG GAGATCTAAGTAG
- the LOC136269149 gene encoding acyl-CoA-binding domain-containing protein 5-like isoform X3 has protein sequence MASLEDRPSRRPRDIQTRFNKAVSVIQSLPKDGPFQPSNMLKLKFYAFYKQATVGPCNAAKPGFWDVTGRAKWEAWNMAGNMPKEEAMRNYIEELQKIVETMPQSKEVEDFLKSIGPFYEEVDETSKPHTNPTLDRASVHTEGDSTVAADIKEGLSDSEDEIFSDPIATPESSSTTITGGNTKNEPVSSDQVDHQGDTVVELPLSDDGEEQPVSSGGGQQSQKDVLVSRQLDQVRRDLQSILHRLNSLEVLLQRRRALQSRWWPFSDLSWPTLVVLILWPILVNLMWRKLRRSK, from the exons ATGGCTTCGCTGGAGGACAGACCTTCGAGAAGGCCTAGGGACATCCAAACGAGGTTTAACAAAGCAGTCTCCGTAATACAAAGCCTGCCTAAAGATG GACCATTCCAGCCATCAAACATGCTGAAACTGAAA TTCTATGCCTTCTACAAGCAAGCTACTGTGGGTCCTTGTAATGCTGCCAAGCCTGGATTCTGGGATGTTACAGGCAGAGCTAAATG GGAGGCATGGAATATGGCTGGAAACATGCCTAAGGAAGAAGCAATGAGAAACTACATAGAAGAACTGCAGaaa ATTGTAGAGACAATGCCACAGTCTAAAGAAGTGGAGGATTTCTTAAAAAGCATAGGACCATTCTATGAAGAAGTAGATGAAACTTCCAAACCACATACCAACCCTACACTGGACAGAGCATCAGTACACACAGAGGGTGACAGCACAGTGGCAGCTGACATTAAAGAGGGCTTGTCTGATTCTGAAGATGAAATCTTTAGTGACCCAATAGCCACTCCAGAATCATCATCA ACTACTATCACTGGCGGTAACACAAAGAATGAACCAGTCAGTAGTGATCAAGTGGATCACCAAGGTGACACAGTTGTTGAGTTACCATTGTCGGATGATGGAGAGGAACAGCCAGTGTCCAGTGGTGGAGGTCAGCAGAGCCAAAAGGATGTGCTGGTATCAAGACAGCTGGACCAAGTACGACGAGACTTACAGTCTATTCTACACCGTCTTAATTCCCTAGAAGTTCTTTTACAAAGAAGAAGA GCACTACAGTCCAGATGGTGGCCCTTCTCAGACCTTTCATGGCCAACTCTAGTGGTGCTAATTCTCTGGCCAATTTTGGTCAACCTTATGTGGAGGAAACTAAG GAGATCTAAGTAG